CGGAGTTGAACAAGAAGAACCTGATGCTCAAGAAGGAAGTGGTGGATGCAGTGAAGGACGGCAAATTCCGGGTCTACGCCGTCAAGACCGTGAATGAGGCGCTGGAGGTCCTGACCGGACTTCCGGCCGGCGAGCGTCAGGTGGACTGGACCTGGCCGCAGGGATCCATCAACTTCCTGGTGGACAAACGGCTGAAGGAAATGTCGAAGAAGCTGAAGGCGGACGACAAGGGCGAGGAAAAAAAGGAAAAGAAGGAAGAGAACAACGAGGAGGCGCCGAAGAAGGGCCCAACGCCGGGAGCGTAGTTCTTGATTGATGAATGTGCCGGTGTGTGTGTTTATTTGATTCAGGTTGTGCAGAAGAATGTAAACATCTACGAGTTCAGGAAGGAGTTTTTAGGGTTCCTTTAGGGGCCTTTTAATATGGATTGTAAATTTCACATGAAAAGGATATAGGGGACATCCTATAGTCCCCCCATGTTTCTGCTCTCGCTATGTCCATTTTTTGTTCTTTATTAAAAACAACATGAGATCTTTCATTCTAACTGTTTTTAAAAGTTCACATCCAACTTGATCGCAAATAGCGGGAATATCGTTAAGCATGGACTCCTTGTCAGAGACAACCAGTGCGATGTCGTTTTCTTTCATGGTTTTGAGTTTCCCGACGACCGCCAGGATAGGGGGGAGTCAGCATAAACCCCTTATGTCAATTACCGTACTTTCTTCAATCATCTGATTCATTTGACGCCCCTTTGCTGTTTCCGAATGGACTGATACTTACAGGGGACACACCGGGGGACATTGTTGCACGCGCTACGCAACACTTTCCTAGATGCTCTCCGCATTAATTCATTTCAACTTTCTGAAACACGGCCCCTCCCCGCCCGTCTCTCGTGATGACCATGATCACAACGCCTCGATCCGCGGGTTTTGATCCGGGAGGGGCCCATAAATTCTCGGTACTCCCGATCGTTCTGCTGTAATCGAACTCCCCGTCGGAAACGAACCAGGTATTGAGCATTTCCTCGGTGCGCGTCACGAAACTCCCGTCGCGTTGCATGTCCTGGTAGGCCTCTGAGGAACTCTCCGCCGAAACGACACGAAAATTCGCGTCTGAGGTCGGCATCGGGATCGTGTCGGGAACAGGACTGCCGTTGAGATCTACTGACGCGATCGATGGATTCTGGTTCTTCTGCGGTTTCGCAGTGGTCGACACGAAGACCCTCAGAAAGGAGTTGATGGCCGGACCGTTTGGGACGCTGATATTATACTGCACAAGGTAGATCACTCCGTTGTACTGGTCCACAATGCTTCTATTCAAAAATATGGTATTCGCATCCGGCATGGTCAGGGAGAACTGCGTAACCGGACCGGTATACGTCCGGCTTGCGCCTGCGGGGATCGTAGCGGTTCCGGTCTGAATACTTGTGGGATCGGGATTTGGGCACTCCGGGCTGCCCCGTTGCCCACGCCCGGATCGATGCACGCCTGGACCGCATAATTGATCGTCCGGCCATTGCCGTTGAGATCGCTCAGGACCGGTGTGAACGTTACTGTGTCTCCGGGATTGGCCTCGGGAGCGCTCGCGACGACCGTCAAGATGCGCAGTTCGCCGAGTGCCTGGTATTTCGGCATGTTGTCTTCATTGCCGCACTGCGTCGTCACAAAAGCCACGATAAGCGCAAGTAGAAATCGTGTTGCAACTATCTTCATATCGGAACTCCCTGTATGGATCAACGTAAAGTCAAAAGTTTCTTAGAATTTCTTATCGTCATTCCCGCCCCTGCTTGACTCTTGCTGGGGCAGGCTTCAGCGGGAATCCAGGAATATTCACTAACTCGTCATACAAATCCTTCCATTCCGGATTACTTTGCTCGATCAAGTCCAGCTTCCATTGTCGGTTCCATTTCTTTATCTGCTTCTCGCGGGGAATGGCTGTTTCCGCAGCTCCATGCACCTCATACCAAACCAAACGATGAACGTCGTATTTCTTTGTAAAACCGTCTGCAAAATTGTTTCTGTGTTCGTAAACTCGTTTAATTAAGTTAGATGTCACGCCCGTATAGAGTGTGCCGTTTCGTTTGCTACACAGAACATAAACAAAGAATTGTTTCATGATCATTACCATGTGGCAAGCTTGTTGTTCAAAAATCCTGGATTCCCGCCTTCGCGGGAATGACGTTTCGCGGGAGACACTCTTTCATTAATGCCCCCATGCTTTTCATAGAACTTTTAACACTACCCGAATCAAAACTCCAGCTTTATCCCGAGCGTCGGATAAATCGGCAGCCCCGTGATCTTTTCCGACTGCTGATAGTCATACGAATACCGGATCTCCTGAGGGTTTTGTTGGTTCGTAATATTTTGAATGTCGAGGTAACCGGTCATGATCCGCCGGTCATACACCCATTTCTTGTCGAAGCGCAGATCAGCCTGGAAAAAAGCGCCCATGCGCGCGGAATAGATATCTCCCCGGGCCGGAACGTAGAGATCGCTGTTGACGTCGTAGGCGGCGCCGATAATGGGCGTATAGGGATTGCCTGTTGTGTAGCGCACGCGGGCCGAGACCATCCAGTTCCGGCCAAGCTCCCTTTCGGCTACCGCCGTGAGCAAATGGGTCTGGTCATATTGAGAAATGGTTTCCGGCGTCAGCGCGTCTCCCCGCCTGCTTCGGGAAAGCGTGTAAGCGATCCAGCCCTGCCATTGTGAAGATTTATACTTCCCCATGAACTCCAGACCGTAGATGTGACCGTATCCGGAGTTGTCGTAATACTGCGGCCGCGACGGGCTTACCATGGCTGTCGTGCGCGCCACGAGATCGTAAACATGCTTGTAGAAAAAATCGTTCGAAAGGGACCAGCCGCTCGCCGATCCTTCACGGAAATCTTTTTCGAATCCGGCCGTATAGTGCACAGCCCGCTGTGACGTGAGGTCGGGATTTCCGTAGGTCTTGTCGAGGGTCTGTACCGCCGGGGCCTGATTATAGAGGCCGGACGCGGCCCGCAGCGTCAGGCCATGGTCGAGGGCGTAACGAATGCCGACACGCGGTTCCGGCAGGACCTCGTCCGTCAGGTTAAACCAGCTTACCCGCACGCCGGGAATGAAGCTCCATCGTGAATCCTGTTGATGAAAAACGTTCCTCCAATACAGTCCGGCAACGTCGGACTCATATCTTTTGGAGACCACGGCGACATCGCCCGATCCGATGGGACTTGAGATGCCTCCCTGGCTGTAAACGATCGGCAGCTGATACTTGACGGTTGTCCGGTTATACAGAAAATCCGCGCCCAGATAGCTTTTCCAGGAACTGCCCAGCTGGTTCTCGATCTCCGCCCTGCCGGAAAGCGCCGTCTGATCGTTATGAACATAATAGTCCCCCAGATCGAAAAGCACCCAGTCCTTGCCCATGCCGAGACTGATCCGGCCGATCGCATCAGGGCTGAAGCGGTGCGTCCACTCGGGAATGACGCGGAAGAACTTCGTATCGAGCTTGAAATTCCCCCGGATGGCGGGGTCCTGGTCCACGGGCTGCTTCAGCAGAAACGCGAAGGTGTCCTGCGACCCGATCGTGACGAGCTTGAACGTATCCTCCGTCGACACCTGGTTCTTGTATTCAAAAAGGATATCCCTGAACTCCGGGACTGCCGTTAAATTAAAATTCTTGTTATCGTTGCCGACGACTGCGCCCAGCACATAACCGATATAGCTTTGTCTCATCCCGAACAGATAGGACGAATGATCATTGATCGGCCCCTCCACCATCCCGCCGGCATTCATGGTGTCGGCATACACAAAGCCGTGGGTACGGTCTGTTTGCGGGTCCTTCACCGTCAGATTCACGAGCCCGGCGATGGTCTGGCCGAACTCGGGCCCGAAGCCCGCGGAAAGATAATCAACGTGGTCCACGGCTTCCGACATGACGACCGAGGAGAGCCCGCCGAAATGAAAGATGATCGGAATGGGCTGATTGTCCAGGTTATAGCGCGTATCGTTCGGCGAGGAACCTTCGATGATGATCTGGGAACTGAACGCCCCCGGACGGTTCACGCCCGGAAGGTTCTGGACAGCCTTGATCGGATCGCCGCCCGCGCCCGGCACCGTGGCAAATTGCGCCTGATCGAGTGACCTGGTCTTATCATCCCTTTTTTCGGTTTCCCCATATACCGTCGTTTCATAGGTCAGGTAGGTCTTCTTCTCGAGATATAAAAGGCGGGGCTTGCCGGGCGTTCCGGCCTGCTGTTCATCTTCAAGCTCCAGGCGATTATACCCCGATATTGATATCACCCATTTCATTCTGCCTTCGGGGACATCGATTGAAAATTTACCTGCCCTGTCGGTGATGACTTTGATCGGTGCGTCGGGATATGACGCCGGGAAACAGAAGACGTTGACCGAAGGTAGCGGACGTTTTGTCCCGCGTTCCAGGAGGGAACCGGTGATCGTAACCGTTTGGGTCGGCGTTGAGCTGATCGTTGAACTGAGGGATGAGCTTAGTGTTGTGCTCAGCGTTGAGCTCAGTTCGGATACGGGCGTTGGGAGCGGAGTTTCTTCAGCTGCACCATCCGTCTGAGCAAGACAGACAGCAAGAAGGGCAAGACCCAGCATTCCGATGATGCGCGATATGAGAAGGTGAACCATACGATTGTTTCGACGCAAGGACTGGTCCATTGATATCTGCTCCTGTTATCGCTCCAGGACGAATCGATAGGTGTACCGGATGCGAACGGCCACCGGCTTCTGCTGGATCATTGCCGGCGTGAACTGAAAACCCCTTGCCGCCGCCATTGCCGCCGTGTTCAGTTCAGTATGAGGGCCCCCGATAAGGGTCACCTCACGGACCTTTCCCGACTCGTCGATCAGCAGGTCCATGATGACGGCGCCCTGAATCCCCTGTTTTCTTGATACCGGAGGGTAAAGGACCCGCACTTCAGCCTTCAAGACAGGCATGCTCGTGACCAGGTAATCTTCCGAAGGGACGGGAAGCAGATCAGCATCGCCGGGTTTCAATATCTCCTCGTCAGGGGCCTTGGCCACGGTATTCCCGGCTTTTACGTCTACCCCCTGCTCGGACGTGACCGATCGGGGGCTGATGCCGAAGACTTCACGGCCCTGCGATTTCCGCGGCTGGACCTTCGGCTCGATCACGCGGATCGGCAGCTGGGCGACCTTCGGCGCCTCCAGTATCTGGATGTCCACCTCTACCGGTTTCCGATGCTGGCCGACAAGAAGCATGGCCGCGATCGAGAAGAGCAGGATGCCGTGGAGTGCGGACGATATCACCCATGGATCGTCCAGGGCAATGGCGTTATTGTTTTTCGATCTGTATTGCAAAGCGGTTCATTCCTGCTGATTTAATGAGATCGATCGCCCGGACAACATCAGCGTGTCTCGCGTCCCCATCGGCGCTGATGAGGGCCTGGGTCTCGGGGTCCTTTGCCAGCGCCTCTTTGACGCGGGCAGAAATCGTTTCCGGAGATGCAAGAACACCGTTCAGCAGGATCTGTCCCTGCCGGGTGACCGCCACTCCCATCTTTGAAATAAGTTTTTTGTCCGAACTCGATGCCTTGGGAAGATGGATGCCGATGCTGTCCTGCATCAGCATGGGCGCGGTGACCATGAAGATGACCAGCAGCACCAGCACGACATCGACGAAGGGGGTCACATTGATGGCGGATATGGGCCCGCTGTCGTCTTCGGAGCCTGATGGATAAAGATCGGATGCCATGATCACTGACCTCCCTGTATTTTGGAAAGATAGAGATCTTTGAGCGCCTCGGACTTGACGATAATGCTCTTCAATTTTTTTGAAAAAACGTTGAACGCCACAACGGCGGGGATGGCCACGAACAACCCGAATGCCGTCGCGATCAGGGCCTCGGAGATGCCGGCCATGATATCGGCCGCGTCGGTCCGGTGCGCGCCCAGCGCGCCGAAGGACTGGATGACCCCGAGCACGGTGCCGAAGAGTCCGATAAAGGGCGCATTCGATCCCAGCGTTGCCAGGATCGTGAGCCCCTCCTCGAGACGGCTGCGCTCGAGGCTGAGATAGCTTTTTACCGCCCGGTCGACCTGGGACGTGTCGTTCGGGGTTGTCTGCAAGATCACCCGCGCAGTACCGGCATGCAGCGTGTCGCCGTGCGACGCCCATTCCCTAAACGGAGCCCATTGGTGCGTTTCGATCAATTGGGAGGCCCGATCCAAGTCATTATTTCCGCCCTTGGACGTCCCGTCCGCCTTTTGCAGTAAGCGGAAACAGCGGAGCATGGTCGCCACGGACCAGATCGACAGAATGAACAGCAACAGAAGAATGGCGCGTGAAACCCATTGTACGGCAACGATCCAGACAGGCATGACCAATACCTCTTTCTCACGTTAGTATCTTTGATAGTGTAACTGTATCATTTATTTGGTTGTGAAATCAACCGAAATAGAAGTTTTTTCTTTTTGTTAGTGTTCGCCAAGAGGGACCGACTTCAGTAAGATTGCTCCAGAGCAACTAGCTCGGATCGAATACTGTTTAACCGTATCCCGAGAAAGTATCGCGGTTATATAACCACCATTGGAGGTTGCGGCATTAAGCGTTGCACTTCGAGAATGAACTCGCGTTGTACTGTGTTTTCAACAAAAACACGAAAGGGACAAAATAACTGTTGACATTCCGGCACAGAAGGGGCATTATCCTGACAAGAAGTTCCGGATGTTCTTGTAGGGAAACCGCAAAGACAGATAGACTTTGCGGCATTTTTTTTGTCCTTTTCCGTCGCTTCAATTTCACAAGAAGGAGGTAGCTCATCATGGAGACAGGTTCAGTAAAGTGGTTCAATGATGCCAAGGGATTTGGTTTCATTACCCGTGAGACCGGCGGCGATGTTTTCGTTCATTTCGGAGACATCCAGGACAGCGGCTTTAAGTCGTTGGCCGAAGGCCAGCAAGTGCAGTTCGACGTTGTCGACTCACCCAAAGGCCCCAAAGCAGCCAACGTTGTAAAGCTCTAAACAAAGGTTTATACCTTCGCAGGCCCTGATCATGTCAGGGCCTGTTTTTTTTCTATTCCCTGGCTGTCACAACAGGCCATTCTGAATCATCATCGTGAATCCTGCATCAGTTCGCGGGCTTTTGTCTTTTGCCCCGTTAGAGAAAACCGACAACGGGAGCATTTGTACTCTAACGGAGTACCCTGAAGGAGAAACGTGCACTACAGACAGAGTTATAAGCAAAAACTGGAGT
The nucleotide sequence above comes from Nitrospirota bacterium. Encoded proteins:
- a CDS encoding cold-shock protein, producing the protein METGSVKWFNDAKGFGFITRETGGDVFVHFGDIQDSGFKSLAEGQQVQFDVVDSPKGPKAANVVKL
- a CDS encoding TonB-dependent receptor plug domain-containing protein is translated as MVHLLISRIIGMLGLALLAVCLAQTDGAAEETPLPTPVSELSSTLSTTLSSSLSSTISSTPTQTVTITGSLLERGTKRPLPSVNVFCFPASYPDAPIKVITDRAGKFSIDVPEGRMKWVISISGYNRLELEDEQQAGTPGKPRLLYLEKKTYLTYETTVYGETEKRDDKTRSLDQAQFATVPGAGGDPIKAVQNLPGVNRPGAFSSQIIIEGSSPNDTRYNLDNQPIPIIFHFGGLSSVVMSEAVDHVDYLSAGFGPEFGQTIAGLVNLTVKDPQTDRTHGFVYADTMNAGGMVEGPINDHSSYLFGMRQSYIGYVLGAVVGNDNKNFNLTAVPEFRDILFEYKNQVSTEDTFKLVTIGSQDTFAFLLKQPVDQDPAIRGNFKLDTKFFRVIPEWTHRFSPDAIGRISLGMGKDWVLFDLGDYYVHNDQTALSGRAEIENQLGSSWKSYLGADFLYNRTTVKYQLPIVYSQGGISSPIGSGDVAVVSKRYESDVAGLYWRNVFHQQDSRWSFIPGVRVSWFNLTDEVLPEPRVGIRYALDHGLTLRAASGLYNQAPAVQTLDKTYGNPDLTSQRAVHYTAGFEKDFREGSASGWSLSNDFFYKHVYDLVARTTAMVSPSRPQYYDNSGYGHIYGLEFMGKYKSSQWQGWIAYTLSRSRRGDALTPETISQYDQTHLLTAVAERELGRNWMVSARVRYTTGNPYTPIIGAAYDVNSDLYVPARGDIYSARMGAFFQADLRFDKKWVYDRRIMTGYLDIQNITNQQNPQEIRYSYDYQQSEKITGLPIYPTLGIKLEF
- a CDS encoding TonB family protein, which gives rise to MQYRSKNNNAIALDDPWVISSALHGILLFSIAAMLLVGQHRKPVEVDIQILEAPKVAQLPIRVIEPKVQPRKSQGREVFGISPRSVTSEQGVDVKAGNTVAKAPDEEILKPGDADLLPVPSEDYLVTSMPVLKAEVRVLYPPVSRKQGIQGAVIMDLLIDESGKVREVTLIGGPHTELNTAAMAAARGFQFTPAMIQQKPVAVRIRYTYRFVLER
- a CDS encoding GIY-YIG nuclease family protein — its product is MKQFFVYVLCSKRNGTLYTGVTSNLIKRVYEHRNNFADGFTKKYDVHRLVWYEVHGAAETAIPREKQIKKWNRQWKLDLIEQSNPEWKDLYDELVNIPGFPLKPAPARVKQGRE
- a CDS encoding biopolymer transporter ExbD; this encodes MASDLYPSGSEDDSGPISAINVTPFVDVVLVLLVIFMVTAPMLMQDSIGIHLPKASSSDKKLISKMGVAVTRQGQILLNGVLASPETISARVKEALAKDPETQALISADGDARHADVVRAIDLIKSAGMNRFAIQIEKQ
- a CDS encoding MotA/TolQ/ExbB proton channel family protein; this encodes MPVWIVAVQWVSRAILLLLFILSIWSVATMLRCFRLLQKADGTSKGGNNDLDRASQLIETHQWAPFREWASHGDTLHAGTARVILQTTPNDTSQVDRAVKSYLSLERSRLEEGLTILATLGSNAPFIGLFGTVLGVIQSFGALGAHRTDAADIMAGISEALIATAFGLFVAIPAVVAFNVFSKKLKSIIVKSEALKDLYLSKIQGGQ